In Winkia neuii, a genomic segment contains:
- a CDS encoding transporter substrate-binding domain-containing protein encodes MKKTLRFIAASTIAALALVGCSSSASDSAKKIESEGKIRVGIEGTFVPYGYHDPSGKLVGFEVEIAKQIAKYMGVKPEFIETKWDSLIAGLDTNKYDIVINNINPTEERKQKYDFTKPYALSRPQILTKEDSDINSLADIKGKKCAQTPSSDYGQTAAKAGANVVPSQGFSESTQLIANGQADCTVNDVVTVAAFLKKNSQKGFRAVDVPDAEPVKIAIMLPKHQEELKKKLNASISKGQDNGAFSLIFIQQIGEDISPK; translated from the coding sequence ATGAAAAAGACACTACGTTTCATTGCCGCCAGCACAATCGCAGCACTTGCACTAGTAGGCTGCTCTAGCTCCGCCTCGGATTCCGCTAAGAAAATAGAGTCTGAAGGCAAAATCCGGGTCGGTATTGAAGGCACCTTCGTCCCCTACGGCTACCATGATCCTTCGGGCAAGCTAGTGGGCTTTGAGGTAGAAATTGCCAAGCAGATCGCCAAATACATGGGAGTGAAACCCGAGTTCATTGAAACTAAGTGGGATTCGCTCATTGCAGGCCTGGACACCAATAAGTACGACATCGTAATCAACAACATCAACCCGACCGAAGAACGCAAGCAGAAGTATGACTTCACCAAGCCATATGCTCTTTCTCGTCCGCAGATCCTGACCAAGGAAGACTCGGACATCAATTCGCTTGCGGACATCAAGGGCAAGAAGTGCGCCCAAACTCCCTCTTCGGACTATGGTCAGACTGCCGCCAAGGCGGGCGCAAATGTAGTTCCCTCCCAGGGCTTTTCCGAATCGACCCAGTTGATTGCCAACGGTCAGGCTGACTGCACGGTCAACGACGTGGTCACGGTAGCTGCCTTCTTGAAGAAGAACTCCCAGAAGGGTTTCCGCGCCGTGGACGTTCCCGACGCGGAACCAGTAAAGATCGCGATCATGCTCCCGAAGCATCAGGAGGAGCTAAAGAAGAAGCTCAATGCCTCCATCTCTAAGGGACAAGATAACGGAGCATTCTCGTTGATCTTCATCCAGCAAATCGGCGAAGATATCTCCCCCAAGTAA
- the rpmF gene encoding 50S ribosomal protein L32: MAVPKRKMSRANTRTRRSTWKAKLTDLQSVRAGGRDVVMPRRLAKAAKLGLFEPANEIDA; the protein is encoded by the coding sequence ATGGCAGTACCGAAGCGGAAGATGTCCCGCGCAAATACTCGTACGCGCCGGTCGACTTGGAAGGCTAAGCTGACTGATCTGCAGTCTGTTCGCGCAGGTGGCCGCGACGTTGTAATGCCTCGTCGTCTAGCCAAAGCAGCAAAGCTAGGTCTTTTTGAGCCGGCTAACGAGATCGACGCCTAG
- a CDS encoding DUF2316 family protein, translating into MLDRQETANTAAELAENLKRSGLGVEGLADRAGLDVATTRQTLSLAPGCDPALVWLLRDKLETAVKDAGGEVYPFSKLTERARRSARGWFGVRDER; encoded by the coding sequence ATGCTGGATCGTCAGGAAACCGCCAATACCGCCGCCGAACTAGCAGAGAATCTAAAACGTAGTGGACTCGGCGTAGAAGGCCTTGCTGACCGCGCCGGGTTGGACGTGGCCACTACCCGCCAGACTTTGTCCTTGGCTCCGGGGTGCGATCCCGCCCTCGTGTGGCTTTTGCGCGACAAGCTCGAGACGGCAGTCAAAGATGCCGGTGGGGAAGTCTACCCGTTCAGCAAGTTGACCGAGAGGGCTCGGCGCAGCGCCAGAGGGTGGTTCGGCGTGCGCGACGAGCGTTAG
- a CDS encoding trans-sulfuration enzyme family protein has translation MSKRNTPLSIATRVVNDFSAARPHDQYQAVVPPIYLASTFAQHADGTPAAYGYQRSGNPTRGAVESAVAYVEGAEHALAFATGMAASATIFSSLKAGDRVLLTSSVYGGTFLFAEKFFEARAIEYQFVPDFNAITEIPSDTALIFVESPTNPTLRVTDIAHVAGLAKQSGARVVVDNTFSTSYLQDPLALGADAVVYSGTKYLGGHSDVLAGFILTNDEEWYASLKIASKALGNPLSPFDSYSILRGLKTLVIRMDRQQQNALELRKALEEHPAVERVLTPGWYSEKEAQIHARQSHGDGALFSFELKKGIDFHTFASHLNIIRFAVSLGSVETLICHPATMIHEDLTPEEREKAGISDQLLRLAVGIEDVADLRADLLGALSYVTPLNNEE, from the coding sequence ATGTCTAAACGCAATACCCCTCTATCCATTGCTACCCGCGTCGTAAACGACTTCTCTGCAGCGCGGCCCCATGATCAGTATCAAGCAGTAGTACCACCCATTTATCTCGCCTCCACCTTTGCTCAACATGCCGACGGGACCCCAGCGGCCTACGGTTATCAGCGCAGCGGCAATCCCACCCGCGGTGCCGTCGAATCAGCGGTAGCTTACGTCGAGGGCGCCGAACACGCCCTCGCTTTCGCTACGGGAATGGCTGCAAGCGCAACTATTTTCTCTTCCCTAAAGGCAGGCGACCGGGTACTGCTAACCTCCTCCGTTTACGGCGGCACTTTCCTGTTTGCAGAGAAGTTCTTCGAGGCACGAGCCATCGAATATCAGTTCGTGCCCGACTTCAACGCGATAACTGAAATCCCTTCTGACACCGCCCTTATCTTCGTCGAATCGCCCACCAACCCCACTTTGCGAGTCACCGACATTGCGCACGTAGCCGGCCTGGCGAAGCAAAGCGGCGCGAGGGTAGTAGTCGACAACACCTTCTCTACCTCCTACCTGCAAGACCCACTCGCACTCGGGGCAGATGCGGTCGTTTACTCGGGAACAAAGTACCTGGGAGGGCACTCTGACGTCCTGGCAGGCTTCATCCTCACCAATGATGAGGAATGGTATGCGAGCTTGAAGATTGCCTCAAAAGCACTGGGCAATCCCCTTTCTCCTTTCGACTCCTACTCCATCCTGCGCGGCCTAAAGACTCTAGTTATCAGGATGGACCGCCAACAGCAGAACGCCCTCGAACTACGAAAAGCACTAGAAGAGCACCCCGCAGTCGAGCGCGTCCTTACACCCGGGTGGTATTCAGAAAAAGAGGCTCAAATCCACGCTCGCCAATCGCATGGCGACGGCGCCCTCTTCTCATTTGAGCTGAAGAAAGGCATCGATTTTCACACCTTCGCCTCCCACCTCAACATCATTCGCTTTGCCGTATCGCTGGGCTCGGTAGAAACCCTAATTTGCCACCCGGCCACCATGATCCACGAAGACCTGACCCCCGAAGAACGAGAAAAGGCAGGCATCTCGGATCAACTGCTCCGCCTCGCTGTAGGAATTGAGGACGTGGCAGACCTGCGCGCCGATCTACTTGGAGCGCTTTCTTATGTAACCCCACTAAATAACGAGGAATAA
- a CDS encoding ABC transporter ATP-binding protein → MILEAKALSRSFVRRGKPFAAVDKVDLTIDEGEFVAIVGRSGNGKTTLLNLLTGILEPDTGTVHICGKDLAELTDREISHLRNKTVGYVTQQSSLLPSLTILQNVLLPAAMADKDEDEVLPRALELMKKLGIADLTLAMPSELSGGELRRVSIARALVNEPELIITDEPTGDLDSESTELVMNLLAEEAEQKHAVLMVTHDLEALNWAQSIYKIDRGRLTRSDSK, encoded by the coding sequence ATGATTCTAGAAGCTAAGGCACTTAGCCGTTCTTTTGTGCGCCGTGGCAAGCCGTTTGCGGCAGTAGACAAAGTAGATCTAACTATTGACGAGGGCGAATTCGTAGCTATCGTCGGCCGCTCCGGCAACGGCAAAACTACCTTGCTAAACCTGCTCACGGGTATTTTGGAACCCGATACTGGAACCGTGCACATCTGCGGGAAAGATCTGGCAGAGCTAACTGACCGCGAAATCTCTCATCTGCGCAATAAGACGGTCGGCTATGTCACCCAGCAGTCTTCCCTGCTGCCGTCTCTGACTATTTTGCAAAACGTGCTGTTGCCTGCCGCTATGGCAGACAAGGATGAGGACGAAGTGCTACCTAGAGCATTGGAGCTGATGAAGAAGCTCGGGATAGCGGACTTGACTTTAGCGATGCCCAGCGAGCTCTCTGGTGGGGAATTGCGACGGGTGTCTATTGCCCGGGCCCTAGTGAACGAGCCGGAGCTGATTATTACCGATGAGCCCACTGGGGATCTGGATTCTGAAAGCACAGAACTGGTCATGAATCTACTGGCAGAAGAGGCCGAGCAAAAACATGCGGTGCTCATGGTGACACACGATCTAGAGGCGTTGAACTGGGCCCAGTCGATATACAAGATTGACAGGGGTAGACTAACCAGGTCTGATTCAAAGTAG
- a CDS encoding amino acid ABC transporter ATP-binding protein, protein MISIKDLSKSFPGKAHALDGVSASFAPGKTTVIVGPSGSGKSTLLRTLNLLEIPDEGHLQVEDAELAFPTKVSRAAKENLRQHSAMVFQGYHLFPHLTVRQNVELAPKVLKRKGPLDTERLLQDVGMAEKADSYPAALSGGQAQRAAIARAMALEPKYLFCDEPTSALDPELAAEVSKVLTKLAARGQGLVVVTHDMSFARRVADAVLLLIDGKIYFDGTPQEFFNSTDERIVQFLSVFEG, encoded by the coding sequence ATGATTAGCATCAAAGACCTCTCAAAATCCTTCCCCGGCAAAGCGCATGCCCTAGATGGGGTTTCCGCTTCTTTCGCCCCCGGAAAAACGACAGTGATTGTTGGCCCTTCCGGATCGGGTAAATCAACTCTTCTGCGCACGCTCAACCTGCTCGAAATACCAGATGAAGGCCATCTACAGGTGGAAGACGCCGAGTTGGCTTTCCCCACGAAGGTCAGCCGCGCAGCCAAAGAGAACCTCCGCCAGCACTCGGCCATGGTCTTCCAGGGCTACCACCTGTTCCCCCACCTAACAGTTAGGCAGAATGTCGAGCTAGCTCCGAAAGTTTTGAAACGAAAGGGCCCTCTCGACACAGAACGGCTGCTCCAAGATGTAGGCATGGCCGAAAAGGCCGACTCTTATCCCGCTGCCCTTTCTGGCGGGCAGGCACAGCGCGCCGCTATCGCAAGGGCAATGGCGCTAGAACCAAAGTACCTTTTTTGCGACGAGCCAACCTCCGCCCTCGACCCGGAACTAGCCGCCGAGGTATCGAAAGTGTTGACCAAACTCGCTGCCCGCGGCCAAGGATTAGTAGTGGTCACGCACGACATGTCTTTTGCCCGCAGGGTTGCCGATGCGGTGCTGTTACTTATAGATGGAAAGATATATTTCGACGGAACGCCCCAGGAATTCTTCAATTCCACGGACGAACGAATCGTACAGTTCCTGTCGGTATTCGAGGGCTAA
- the cysK gene encoding cysteine synthase A produces the protein MTIAANVSELVGKTPLVKLNKIAKDIPAEVVAKVEAFNPASSVKDRIAVAIIDAAEASGELPAGGTIVESTSGNTGVALAMVGAARGYNVVVTMPESMSKERRILMRAFGAELVLTPASEGMQGTVDAAKKIVEERRGAVLASQFTNEANPKIHRETTAEEIWADTDGKVDAFVAGVGTGGTVSGVAETLKKHNPDIKIFAVEPAESPLLSEGKAGPHKIQGIGANFVPKNYNSDVVDEVLTVPGDEAIATAQKLARDEGLLVGISAGAATYAALQVASRPEFEGKRIVTLLPDTGERYLSTPLFAKFAE, from the coding sequence ATGACCATCGCAGCTAACGTTTCTGAACTGGTAGGCAAGACTCCGCTAGTAAAGCTCAATAAGATCGCGAAAGACATTCCCGCCGAGGTCGTCGCAAAGGTCGAGGCCTTCAACCCTGCGTCCTCGGTCAAGGATCGCATTGCGGTAGCAATTATTGATGCCGCCGAGGCTTCCGGAGAACTGCCCGCAGGCGGCACCATCGTGGAATCCACTTCGGGTAACACCGGCGTCGCACTGGCAATGGTCGGCGCTGCCCGCGGCTACAACGTTGTTGTAACCATGCCGGAATCCATGTCGAAGGAGCGTCGCATCTTGATGCGCGCTTTCGGCGCCGAACTGGTGCTGACTCCCGCTTCTGAGGGCATGCAGGGAACCGTAGATGCAGCAAAGAAGATTGTTGAGGAGCGCCGCGGAGCGGTGCTGGCTTCCCAGTTCACCAACGAAGCCAACCCTAAGATCCATCGCGAGACTACTGCCGAAGAGATCTGGGCTGACACCGATGGCAAGGTTGACGCATTCGTTGCCGGCGTCGGCACTGGCGGCACAGTTTCTGGCGTGGCAGAGACCCTGAAGAAGCACAACCCAGACATCAAGATTTTCGCAGTTGAACCTGCAGAATCTCCGCTCCTCAGCGAAGGCAAGGCGGGCCCGCACAAGATTCAGGGAATTGGCGCTAACTTCGTTCCCAAGAACTACAACAGTGATGTGGTCGACGAGGTACTGACGGTGCCCGGAGACGAGGCAATCGCAACTGCACAGAAGCTGGCCCGCGACGAAGGCCTGCTAGTTGGCATTTCTGCTGGCGCTGCCACCTATGCCGCGCTGCAGGTCGCCTCTCGCCCCGAATTCGAGGGCAAGCGCATTGTCACGCTGTTGCCCGACACTGGCGAGCGGTACCTGTCCACCCCACTTTTTGCTAAATTCGCAGAATAG
- a CDS encoding ABC transporter permease, whose amino-acid sequence MSTNLVTLGKLPKKNLSAKPGRTVGLIVVVAVLSFVFFGGSLAALSMKAGLSSVKARMGADIMVVPKGAEKEAAGIFTKGNPGTFYFKKDPTPSVKKVAGVKNVTTQTYISSLKAPCCATQLQIIGFDPKTDFVIAPWIRSQYSDKLQDGQVIAGANIVPAENGNIKLFNHQFPVAAHLAPTGTSFDNSVFINPNTTKMVISYSKAVGRPAVAGVDKAVSNVLVEVEKGYQAEDVAAYINAMGDMREVGAVTPAGLTSKMKATLGSTTNYMFGFLGLFWVTGIIVLVAVFAATANERKRELATLRILGARKAELVKLLMTEAAMLGASGGAVGVFLGALIMYPFAGLIQSNMQLPYLPTGWATGICLALACLIFSTLTAVIAAALATRKVLSKETYLTFRAGE is encoded by the coding sequence ATGTCTACAAACCTCGTCACTTTAGGAAAGCTACCCAAGAAGAATCTATCGGCGAAGCCCGGTCGCACAGTCGGACTGATCGTCGTCGTAGCAGTCCTTTCCTTCGTCTTCTTTGGCGGATCTCTGGCAGCACTTTCGATGAAGGCAGGGCTGTCCAGCGTGAAGGCGCGAATGGGAGCCGACATCATGGTCGTCCCCAAGGGTGCAGAAAAGGAAGCCGCTGGGATCTTCACGAAGGGCAATCCCGGAACCTTCTATTTCAAGAAGGACCCGACGCCCTCCGTGAAGAAAGTGGCGGGGGTAAAGAACGTAACCACGCAAACCTACATTTCTTCGCTGAAGGCGCCATGCTGCGCCACCCAGCTTCAGATCATTGGATTTGACCCTAAAACAGACTTCGTTATTGCGCCGTGGATTCGTTCCCAATATTCCGACAAGCTGCAAGACGGGCAAGTAATCGCGGGCGCCAACATCGTCCCTGCGGAGAACGGCAATATTAAGCTGTTCAATCACCAGTTCCCCGTGGCAGCCCATCTGGCCCCCACCGGCACGAGCTTTGACAACTCCGTATTTATCAATCCGAATACCACGAAGATGGTGATCAGCTATTCGAAAGCCGTTGGCCGTCCCGCTGTGGCGGGCGTCGACAAGGCTGTGTCGAATGTGTTGGTTGAAGTAGAGAAGGGCTACCAAGCGGAGGACGTAGCCGCCTACATCAATGCCATGGGCGATATGCGTGAGGTGGGCGCAGTAACTCCTGCGGGGCTGACCTCAAAGATGAAGGCCACCCTGGGATCTACTACTAATTACATGTTCGGTTTCCTAGGACTATTTTGGGTGACCGGAATTATCGTTTTGGTCGCGGTGTTCGCGGCCACCGCCAACGAGCGCAAGAGAGAACTAGCGACCCTGCGAATCCTGGGAGCCAGAAAAGCCGAACTGGTGAAGCTGCTAATGACGGAAGCTGCCATGTTAGGAGCTAGCGGCGGCGCCGTGGGCGTATTCCTAGGGGCACTAATCATGTACCCCTTCGCGGGACTCATTCAGTCAAATATGCAATTGCCATATTTGCCCACCGGATGGGCAACGGGAATTTGCTTGGCGCTGGCTTGCCTAATATTCTCGACTCTTACCGCCGTTATTGCGGCCGCATTGGCCACGCGAAAAGTCCTTTCTAAGGAAACTTATCTGACCTTTAGGGCAGGGGAGTAG
- a CDS encoding DUF4418 family protein — protein MKTKLIGAISPLALGILIAVAPFTFAPVCMGEPGDYMPCHWTAQASLGIGVVIALLGLITLFVAPKVRAGLSIAVVLVAALEIAIVTKLIGVCGMAMMHCHSLTRPTLLVLSVLAIVISAVVAYLDLRNGAETK, from the coding sequence ATGAAAACTAAACTAATCGGAGCTATCTCCCCATTAGCTCTAGGTATCTTGATTGCTGTTGCTCCTTTCACCTTCGCACCTGTGTGCATGGGTGAGCCGGGCGACTACATGCCCTGCCACTGGACTGCTCAGGCCTCCCTCGGCATTGGCGTTGTGATAGCCCTGCTCGGCCTGATTACACTCTTCGTTGCGCCAAAGGTACGCGCAGGCCTATCCATTGCAGTCGTCCTCGTGGCGGCGCTCGAAATTGCCATTGTCACCAAGCTGATTGGCGTTTGTGGTATGGCTATGATGCACTGTCACTCACTTACCCGCCCGACGCTACTGGTTCTGAGCGTACTAGCTATCGTTATCAGCGCAGTAGTGGCATACCTCGATCTACGCAACGGAGCTGAAACTAAGTAG
- a CDS encoding amino acid ABC transporter permease, producing the protein MHTITLWIEAFPQLLAATAKVTIPLSLVSFVIALLLGIATAQLRLSKLAAARSIAWLYVWIFRGTPVLVQLFIVFYGLPKLGVSFSPWTAAIVTFSLNSGAYIAEGVRGAQLSIPAGQWEAASTLRLSHWQTLRHVIGPQIWRIALPPLGNEFVNLVKSTSLASVITISDVFQVGQQITARTYEPLILYTEVAAIYLVICTGLTWLQGYLEKKTSKYVVTND; encoded by the coding sequence ATGCATACAATCACGCTTTGGATCGAGGCCTTTCCGCAGTTGCTTGCGGCAACCGCCAAGGTCACTATCCCCCTATCGCTCGTTTCGTTCGTAATCGCGCTGTTGCTAGGTATCGCGACCGCCCAGCTGAGGCTGTCTAAACTGGCCGCGGCCCGGTCCATTGCGTGGTTGTATGTATGGATTTTCAGGGGGACTCCCGTCCTCGTCCAACTATTTATCGTCTTCTACGGCCTCCCAAAACTAGGCGTCTCCTTCTCTCCATGGACCGCCGCAATCGTTACTTTCTCGCTTAACTCGGGTGCCTACATTGCCGAGGGCGTGCGCGGGGCGCAACTGTCCATCCCCGCCGGCCAATGGGAAGCTGCCTCAACGCTGCGGCTAAGTCATTGGCAAACACTGCGCCACGTCATTGGGCCGCAGATCTGGCGCATTGCCTTGCCCCCACTCGGAAATGAATTTGTGAACCTAGTAAAGTCCACCTCGCTTGCCTCGGTAATCACGATCTCCGATGTGTTCCAGGTAGGCCAGCAGATCACCGCCCGCACCTACGAACCGCTCATTCTTTACACCGAGGTAGCAGCCATCTATTTAGTCATTTGCACGGGCCTTACATGGCTGCAGGGCTACTTAGAAAAGAAAACTTCAAAGTATGTGGTAACCAATGATTAG
- a CDS encoding YigZ family protein translates to MKTLRVSPVRNEIEIKRSQFITTMVRVRDEEGARKAIEGVRKEYSDARHHCTAFIVRADGRLPIERSSDDGEPSGTAGAPMLEALRGRELIDVVAIVSRYFGGIKLGTGGLVRAYTDSVVEAVKRAKLVRLEERQIWNVGVEHAVAGKVEAALRGAGWQISEVTYGSRLATMHLPISENEVKKLEEEVEALTRGAGQTSYQATKTVEIPL, encoded by the coding sequence GTGAAAACTCTACGAGTCTCTCCCGTCCGCAATGAAATAGAGATCAAGCGATCCCAATTCATTACCACCATGGTGCGAGTTAGGGACGAAGAAGGCGCGCGCAAAGCCATCGAGGGCGTGCGCAAAGAGTATTCCGATGCTCGCCATCACTGCACCGCGTTCATTGTGAGGGCGGACGGCCGCCTCCCCATCGAACGCTCCAGCGACGACGGAGAACCCTCGGGCACCGCCGGTGCTCCAATGCTTGAAGCCCTCCGCGGCCGAGAACTAATAGATGTAGTAGCGATAGTGTCCAGGTATTTCGGTGGAATCAAACTGGGCACCGGTGGGCTGGTGCGGGCGTACACCGACTCCGTAGTCGAAGCAGTGAAACGGGCAAAACTAGTGCGCCTAGAGGAACGCCAAATATGGAACGTGGGAGTAGAACATGCGGTGGCAGGGAAAGTAGAAGCGGCCCTGCGCGGCGCGGGATGGCAAATAAGTGAAGTCACCTACGGTTCAAGACTCGCAACAATGCACCTGCCAATAAGTGAAAATGAAGTCAAAAAACTCGAAGAAGAAGTAGAAGCGCTCACTAGGGGAGCGGGGCAAACAAGCTACCAAGCCACAAAAACTGTTGAAATTCCGCTATGA
- the tig gene encoding trigger factor, with product MKTTVENLAKTKVKLTVEVSAEELQPAMDKAYKEVGQQVNVPGFRKGHVPPQIIDRRIGRAYVVEQAINSKMSDFYSQALAEAKVQPLAQPAIEVTDIPTGKGEDQKLVFTAEVEIMPEFEIASTDGLKIKVDNVSVSDDDVEAELDQLRTRFGSLKGVERAAQKGDFVSIDMNASVEGEEIDSVSGVSYEVGSGSMMEGMDEALEGMSAGEETDFDTTMRGGDHEGEAGKVHLKLRSVKVRELPEADDDFAQMASEFDTIGELRADLRKNVEQGKAGEQAVQARDRVLEHLRDNTEVPLPEDILKSEIEARVDESASDEEKEEAKKAIEASLKDQLLLDKLVAEKQVQVSQQELLEFIFQTAQAYGIDPSQLLGGENAQQQMSAMAGDMARNKALVKVLREVEVEDEDGNAVDLSEFTKDPAEEEAKATAEAAAEAAAEEAAEEEDKGEEDK from the coding sequence GTGAAGACCACTGTTGAAAACCTTGCGAAGACCAAGGTCAAGCTGACCGTAGAGGTTTCAGCTGAAGAGCTACAGCCCGCAATGGATAAGGCATACAAGGAGGTTGGCCAGCAGGTCAACGTTCCTGGCTTCCGTAAGGGACATGTGCCTCCGCAGATTATTGATCGTCGCATTGGTCGCGCCTATGTCGTCGAGCAGGCGATCAACTCGAAGATGTCTGATTTCTACAGCCAGGCTCTGGCCGAGGCAAAGGTGCAGCCGTTGGCTCAGCCTGCCATCGAGGTAACTGATATTCCGACTGGCAAGGGCGAAGATCAGAAGCTGGTATTCACCGCCGAAGTCGAGATCATGCCCGAGTTCGAGATTGCTTCTACCGACGGCCTGAAGATCAAGGTCGACAACGTTTCGGTCTCTGATGACGACGTGGAGGCAGAGCTGGATCAGCTACGCACTCGCTTCGGCTCCCTGAAGGGTGTTGAGCGTGCGGCCCAGAAGGGCGACTTCGTTTCTATCGACATGAACGCTTCGGTCGAGGGCGAGGAAATCGATTCGGTTTCTGGCGTTTCCTACGAGGTCGGTTCCGGCTCCATGATGGAGGGGATGGACGAGGCCCTTGAGGGCATGTCTGCCGGCGAGGAGACCGATTTTGACACCACCATGCGCGGTGGCGACCACGAGGGCGAAGCTGGCAAGGTGCACCTGAAGCTGCGCTCCGTGAAGGTCCGGGAGCTGCCGGAAGCTGATGACGACTTTGCTCAGATGGCTTCTGAGTTTGACACCATCGGAGAGCTGCGCGCCGACCTGCGCAAGAATGTCGAGCAGGGCAAGGCTGGCGAGCAGGCTGTCCAGGCCCGCGATCGTGTCCTGGAGCACCTGCGCGACAACACTGAGGTGCCGCTGCCCGAGGACATCCTGAAGTCCGAGATTGAGGCCCGCGTAGACGAGTCCGCTTCGGATGAGGAAAAGGAAGAGGCTAAGAAGGCAATCGAGGCTTCGCTGAAGGACCAGCTGCTGCTCGACAAGCTAGTCGCCGAGAAGCAGGTGCAGGTTTCTCAGCAGGAGCTGTTGGAGTTCATCTTCCAGACTGCCCAGGCTTACGGCATTGATCCCTCTCAGCTGCTCGGTGGAGAGAACGCACAGCAGCAGATGTCGGCGATGGCCGGCGACATGGCCCGCAACAAGGCACTTGTCAAGGTGCTCCGCGAGGTCGAGGTCGAAGACGAGGACGGCAACGCTGTAGATCTGTCCGAGTTCACCAAGGATCCGGCTGAAGAGGAAGCAAAGGCTACTGCTGAAGCTGCCGCCGAGGCCGCTGCAGAAGAAGCCGCAGAAGAAGAAGACAAGGGTGAAGAAGACAAGTAA
- the epsC gene encoding serine O-acetyltransferase EpsC, with amino-acid sequence MHTHPKGSLLALLREDVETAQKRDPAARSKVEVALTYPGVHALWGYRMAHSLWKKKHPLAARVISSLARVLTGVDIHPGATIGRRLFIDHAVGTVIGETAQVGEDCVLFHQVTLGGVSMTPGKRHPTIGDRVMIGSGVKVLGPIEVGSDSKIGANAVVTKPVPERTVAIGIPAKNSPLTRQENDEDLIIDPTLYI; translated from the coding sequence ATGCACACTCACCCCAAAGGCTCCCTCCTGGCGCTTTTGCGCGAAGATGTAGAAACCGCCCAGAAGCGCGATCCGGCCGCAAGGTCGAAAGTAGAAGTTGCGCTCACCTACCCGGGCGTCCACGCGCTGTGGGGCTACCGCATGGCGCATTCCCTGTGGAAGAAGAAACATCCTCTTGCCGCCCGCGTGATCTCGTCCCTAGCGCGAGTGCTCACCGGGGTCGACATTCACCCGGGAGCCACTATTGGGCGGCGCCTTTTCATCGACCACGCAGTAGGAACGGTAATTGGCGAGACTGCACAGGTCGGCGAAGATTGCGTCCTGTTTCACCAGGTAACTTTAGGAGGAGTCTCGATGACTCCTGGGAAACGCCACCCCACCATTGGGGATCGAGTGATGATCGGATCCGGAGTAAAGGTGCTGGGCCCCATCGAGGTGGGCTCGGATTCGAAGATTGGCGCAAATGCCGTAGTAACCAAACCCGTGCCCGAGCGCACTGTAGCTATCGGGATTCCTGCAAAAAACTCCCCTTTGACAAGACAAGAAAACGACGAAGACCTGATAATAGACCCAACGCTATACATTTAG